The Effusibacillus lacus DNA segment ATGCACACAGGTTTAATTTTTGATTGGAAGAATGGCCGGTTCTTATGTTGAACAAATAAAAAGTCTGATTGATCCGGACAAGTTGGCCCGGGTGATTGAAAATCTTGTGACCAATGCGATAAAGTATAGCTACAAACTTGGGGAAGTTGCAGTTACAGTCTCGAAAGAAGAGGATCATGTGCGAATCGGTGTCCGGTCTTCCCCAGTGAATGGACGTGAGCAGGGAGGGTCGGGTATGACAGTACGATTCAATATGGATGATGTGGCGGAGATGCTGAAAGTACCGATTGATCAAGTGAGAATGGCCTTGGAAGAACTGCGGGAGCAGGGGAAGTTGACGGCGGAAACGTTCCCTTTTGCCGAGAAAGCCTGGCGAATCGCCCCGATTGACATCAAGCGAATTCAGAAACTGCTCGGTGAAAAAGGGGTCGATACGTCAGGAGCGCCTGTGGAAGCAGACAAACCGGATGAAACCCCGAAACGGCGCATTGTGAAAAAAGTGGTGAAGAAGCCCGGAAACGGCGATGAAGGAGACTCCTCTTGCCTTTAAGCGTTAGCGAAGGCAGGGGGAGTTTCTTTTAACCTCCGTTCATTTACAAGTTCTCATATATTATCTTAATATTATAACAAATCGCAAAATATTAACATCAAACTCATTTCATAGAATTTAATATGGAAAGGAGGGATACAATGAGCTATCTCAAAAACCAGGAAAGTGACGAATTTACACAGATTATCAACAGTTCATTTGACGGAATCGTGATCGTTGATGCCAATGGAATCATACTGTTTCAAAACCCGGCCTATGAAAAAATAACCGGTTTGAAAGCAAAAGATTGTGTA contains these protein-coding regions:
- a CDS encoding ATP-binding protein, which translates into the protein MAGSYVEQIKSLIDPDKLARVIENLVTNAIKYSYKLGEVAVTVSKEEDHVRIGVRSSPVNGREQGGSGMTVRFNMDDVAEMLKVPIDQVRMALEELREQGKLTAETFPFAEKAWRIAPIDIKRIQKLLGEKGVDTSGAPVEADKPDETPKRRIVKKVVKKPGNGDEGDSSCL